From Desulfuromonas soudanensis, the proteins below share one genomic window:
- a CDS encoding ISNCY-like element ISDesu1 family transposase, with amino-acid sequence MRQKINRQMSIFDLLHTSAIAKELRCISQILDHTPAILDAVHRDLLQGRRADTGRLGLNADQVLRCAILKQYRELTYEELAFYLEDSAAFRAFARLEMGVYPRKSILQDSIKSLNESTWESLHQLILGYAAGAKIETGKKVRIDSTAIETNIHAPTDSSLLFDGIRIMTRWMTEGHQLKPRPDYQFSDHRRVAKKRVLAILNTRKKETRVAAYRDLVGVAHKVCGYARGAIPVLGKYQNASFQDGCTAHLLAQKLERALRILEKVIDQTERRVFKEESVPASEKIISFFESHSDIIVKSRRDTEYGHKVFFTGGASNLILDCLIPRGNPADSEQYCELLDRHEQTYASMPRQVSADGGFASKSNLAFAKDHQVKDAVFAKRRGLGVLDMAKSNWVYKRLKNFRAGIEANISALKRRFGLSRCNWSGWRGFRRYVWSNVVSYNLLVLARIELAKG; translated from the coding sequence GTGAGGCAAAAAATCAATCGACAAATGTCTATCTTTGACCTACTGCATACCAGTGCCATCGCCAAGGAGCTGCGCTGCATTTCCCAGATTTTGGATCACACCCCTGCGATTCTCGATGCCGTTCACCGCGACCTGCTCCAAGGGCGGCGTGCGGATACCGGCCGCCTGGGGCTGAATGCCGATCAGGTGCTGCGCTGCGCCATTCTCAAGCAGTATCGTGAGCTCACCTATGAGGAGCTGGCCTTTTATTTGGAGGACTCGGCCGCCTTTCGCGCCTTTGCGCGACTGGAGATGGGTGTTTATCCCCGCAAGTCAATTCTTCAGGACAGTATCAAGAGCTTGAACGAATCGACCTGGGAGAGTCTGCACCAGCTCATCCTCGGCTATGCTGCCGGGGCGAAGATCGAAACGGGGAAGAAGGTGCGCATCGACTCCACCGCCATCGAGACAAACATCCATGCCCCGACCGACTCCTCCTTGCTTTTTGACGGCATCCGGATCATGACGCGTTGGATGACTGAAGGCCATCAGCTCAAGCCCCGCCCAGACTATCAGTTCTCAGACCATCGACGGGTGGCCAAAAAACGGGTCCTGGCGATCCTCAATACCCGCAAGAAGGAAACCCGTGTGGCTGCTTATCGCGATCTGGTAGGGGTGGCCCACAAGGTTTGCGGCTATGCTCGAGGGGCCATCCCCGTTCTGGGAAAATATCAGAACGCCAGCTTTCAAGACGGCTGCACGGCCCACCTTCTGGCGCAAAAACTTGAGCGTGCCCTGCGCATTCTCGAAAAGGTCATCGACCAAACAGAGCGGCGCGTCTTCAAAGAAGAAAGCGTCCCGGCCTCGGAGAAAATCATCTCCTTCTTCGAGAGCCATAGCGACATCATCGTCAAGTCTCGCCGGGACACCGAGTACGGCCATAAGGTTTTCTTCACCGGCGGCGCCTCCAACTTGATCCTGGACTGCCTCATCCCCCGGGGCAATCCGGCAGACAGTGAGCAGTACTGCGAACTCCTGGATCGGCATGAGCAAACTTACGCCAGCATGCCGCGCCAAGTCAGCGCCGATGGCGGGTTCGCATCCAAGAGCAACCTGGCTTTTGCCAAGGATCATCAGGTCAAGGACGCCGTATTCGCCAAGCGTCGTGGCCTGGGTGTGCTCGATATGGCCAAGAGCAACTGGGTCTACAAGCGACTGAAAAACTTCCGTGCCGGCATTGAGGCCAACATTTCCGCGTTAAAGCGTCGCTTTGGCCTGAGTCGCTGCAATTGGAGTGGGTGGCGCGGGTTCAGGCGCTATGTCTGGAGCAATGTCGTGTCGTATAACCTGCTGGTGTTGGCCCGAATCGAGCTGGCTAAAGGTTAA